The Methylocella tundrae genome includes a region encoding these proteins:
- a CDS encoding AAA family ATPase, with translation MGAQDSDLSNETAALADILKWSADLPAWQRDALRRLCGQTKLEPADITALVAICKATDQAAPLDASHIRDPAASHAVVSLGALHGLSNVNALAPGERLSFGKTGLTVIYGDNGAGKSGYARVLKQLCRARSPKGDAILPNIYAATGGTPTASVDFFIGGQKRNTSWTQGGATDPMLSAVSVFDSRTANVHVENTNDLAYTPLPLRILAGLAQACQEVKAKLTADAQALERQTPVVLAKPECKPDTAVGKLISSLSGKTKPETVETLAGLNAQQEARLQTLTSDLASDPARTVRQLQAQEARIKTIIEQLERLITAATEENRTALDKAHTRVVTARAAAAAASADLFADEPLPEIGSDVWKALWEAARVYSRESAYPEQPFPVTGSTSHCVLCQQPLSEEAAKRLSSFEAFVQDESKRRGQEAADAYDEMLEQLSSQAFQMKNLPAFVALIRDDIGQEELANALRRETLHLAWRLRAILRTHGQEILPDLPPAATVSFDGLRTVLSGIATRVEGLQSEADSPQRAALIAERDGLADRKWLGLVKADVLAQIERLKAIEALEKASKDTATNKITTQSARIAQALVTNRLRGRFAIEVDKLGVAGLAIELQQAKTTAGVPFFQVRLINKPSEPVGKVLSEGEHRCVALAAFLAELSTIDAQSAIVFDDPVSSLDHLHRDRVAARLAEAGQSRQVIVFTHDMAFLLLLDEACRATKDREATFVAFRLISRGTENAGYCHQDPPANVMPLDKVIDGMKAHLANVKIHNERGDQTKWLREVTSFQDQLRTTWERAVEEVIGPVIRRLSRKVDTTGLIKLTILTEADCTAMREAFGRCSALLHSQPGEINPLLPAPSVIESEIDALAKWIADIRTRQEQAA, from the coding sequence ATGGGAGCACAGGATAGCGACCTTTCGAACGAGACGGCGGCGCTGGCCGATATCCTTAAATGGTCGGCCGACCTGCCGGCCTGGCAACGCGACGCATTGCGCCGGCTTTGCGGTCAGACCAAGTTGGAACCTGCCGACATCACGGCCCTCGTCGCTATCTGCAAAGCCACCGACCAGGCCGCCCCGCTCGACGCCAGCCACATCCGCGACCCGGCCGCAAGCCACGCGGTCGTAAGCCTCGGCGCTCTCCACGGCCTATCGAACGTCAACGCCCTCGCGCCAGGCGAGCGCCTGTCCTTCGGCAAGACCGGCCTCACCGTCATCTACGGCGACAACGGTGCCGGCAAATCCGGCTACGCCCGCGTTCTGAAGCAACTCTGCCGCGCCCGCTCACCGAAGGGCGACGCGATCCTGCCCAACATCTACGCGGCCACAGGCGGCACGCCGACCGCAAGTGTCGACTTCTTCATCGGCGGACAGAAGCGAAACACGTCCTGGACCCAAGGCGGCGCAACCGACCCGATGCTGTCGGCCGTCAGCGTCTTCGACTCGCGCACGGCTAATGTCCATGTCGAGAACACCAACGATCTCGCTTACACCCCCCTTCCGTTGCGCATTCTCGCCGGTCTCGCGCAGGCTTGCCAGGAGGTGAAGGCGAAGTTGACCGCTGACGCCCAGGCGCTCGAGCGGCAGACGCCCGTCGTCCTGGCGAAGCCAGAATGCAAGCCGGATACGGCGGTCGGCAAACTGATCTCCTCGCTATCCGGCAAGACCAAGCCGGAGACCGTTGAGACGCTGGCGGGGCTGAATGCGCAGCAAGAGGCTCGACTCCAGACCCTCACCTCCGATCTCGCCAGCGACCCCGCTCGAACCGTTCGCCAACTCCAGGCGCAGGAAGCCCGCATTAAGACGATAATCGAACAGCTTGAGCGGCTGATCACGGCCGCCACCGAGGAAAACCGGACCGCACTGGACAAGGCGCATACGCGCGTCGTAACCGCGCGTGCTGCCGCAGCCGCCGCCTCCGCCGATCTCTTCGCCGACGAGCCCTTGCCCGAAATCGGCTCGGATGTCTGGAAGGCACTGTGGGAGGCCGCCCGCGTATATTCCCGCGAGTCCGCTTATCCCGAACAACCATTTCCGGTCACGGGATCCACTTCCCATTGCGTGCTCTGTCAGCAGCCGCTCAGTGAGGAAGCCGCCAAGCGGCTCAGCAGCTTCGAAGCCTTCGTACAGGACGAGAGCAAGCGCCGCGGACAGGAAGCCGCGGACGCGTATGATGAGATGCTGGAGCAACTGTCGTCGCAAGCGTTCCAGATGAAGAATCTCCCGGCATTCGTCGCGCTGATACGCGACGATATCGGCCAGGAGGAATTGGCGAACGCCCTTCGTCGCGAGACCCTGCACCTGGCCTGGCGGCTGCGTGCGATCCTGCGAACCCACGGCCAAGAGATCCTGCCGGATCTCCCGCCTGCTGCTACGGTGTCCTTCGATGGGCTGCGTACCGTGTTGAGCGGCATCGCCACTCGCGTCGAAGGCTTGCAATCGGAGGCTGACTCTCCGCAACGCGCCGCGCTTATTGCCGAGCGCGACGGCCTGGCCGATCGCAAATGGCTCGGCCTCGTGAAGGCCGACGTACTCGCCCAGATCGAGCGTCTCAAGGCCATCGAAGCGCTTGAGAAAGCGAGCAAGGACACGGCCACGAACAAGATCACGACCCAGAGCGCTCGCATCGCCCAGGCTCTCGTCACCAACCGCCTTCGCGGCCGCTTCGCGATCGAGGTGGACAAGCTCGGCGTCGCTGGTTTGGCGATCGAGCTTCAGCAGGCCAAGACCACCGCCGGCGTACCCTTCTTCCAGGTGCGGCTAATCAACAAGCCGAGCGAGCCTGTCGGCAAGGTGCTGAGCGAAGGCGAGCATCGCTGCGTCGCGCTCGCCGCTTTCCTCGCCGAACTGTCGACCATCGACGCGCAGTCAGCGATCGTGTTCGACGATCCGGTTTCCTCGCTCGACCATTTGCATCGCGACAGGGTCGCAGCCCGACTGGCCGAGGCCGGCCAGTCGCGCCAGGTGATCGTGTTCACCCACGACATGGCGTTTCTGCTTCTCCTCGATGAAGCGTGCCGGGCGACCAAGGACCGGGAGGCAACGTTTGTTGCCTTCCGTTTGATCAGCCGCGGCACCGAGAATGCCGGCTATTGCCACCAGGATCCGCCTGCGAACGTCATGCCGCTCGACAAGGTGATCGACGGGATGAAGGCGCACCTCGCCAACGTGAAGATCCACAACGAGCGCGGCGATCAGACGAAATGGCTGCGGGAAGTGACATCCTTCCAGGACCAGCTTCGCACCACTTGGGAGCGGGCCGTTGAAGAGGTCATTGGGCCGGTCATCCGTCGTTTGTCGCGCAAGGTCGACACGACGGGCCTGATCAAGCTCACGATTCTCACGGAGGCCGATTGCACCGCGATGCGGGAAGCGTTCGGCCGTTGTTCGGCACTGCTCCACAGTCAGCCCGGAGAAATCAATCCCCTCCTGCCTGCGCCGTCGGTGATCGAAAGTGAGATCGACGCGCTGGCGAAGTGGATCGCCGACATCCGGACCCGCCAGGAACAGGCCGCATGA